The following proteins come from a genomic window of Mustela lutreola isolate mMusLut2 chromosome 6, mMusLut2.pri, whole genome shotgun sequence:
- the RSPH9 gene encoding radial spoke head protein 9 homolog isoform X1, whose amino-acid sequence MDAESLLLSLELASGSGQGLSPDRRASLLTSLTLVKRDYRYDRVLFWGRILGLVADYYIAQGLSEDQLAPRKTLYRRGRGRKLGNQDPGDVVGSLNCMEWSLLPPATEEMVVQTSVLKGRFMGDPSHEYEHTELQKMSEGEKVFEEEVVVQIKEETRLVSVIDQIDKAVAVIPRGALFKTPFGPIHVNRTFEGLSLSEAKKLSSYFHFKEPVELKNKTLLEKADLDPSLDFMDPLEHDIPKGSWSIQMERGNALVVLRSLLWPGLTFFHAPRTKNYGYIYVGTGEKNIDLPFML is encoded by the exons ATGGACGCGGAAAGCCTCCTGCTATCGCTGGAGCTGGCGTCCGGCAGCGGGCAGGGGCTCAGCCCCGACCGTAGGGCCTCGCTGCTCACCTCCCTTACGCTGGTGAAGCGCGACTACCGCTACGATCGGGTCCTCTTCTGGGGCCGCATCCTCGGCCTCGTCGCGGATTACTACATCGCGCAGGGCCTGAGTGAGGACCAGCTCGCACCACGCAAGACTCTTTACAG AAGGGGCCGTGGCAGGAAGCTTGGAAACCAGGATCCTGGGGATGTCGTTGGCAGTCTGAACTGCATGGAGTGGAGCCTCCTGCCCCCTGCCACGGAGGAGATGGTGGTGCAGACGTCTGTGCTGAAGGGCCGCTTCATGGGGGACCCCTCACATGAGTATGAACACACCGAGCTGCAGAAGATGAGTGAGGGCGAGAAGGTCTTTGAGGAAGAAGTAGTG GTCCAGATCAAGGAAGAGACCCGCTTGGTGTCTGTCATCGACCAGATAGACAAGGCTGTAGCGGTCATCCCCCGAGGAGCCCTTTTCAAGACCCCTTTTGGACCTATCCATGTCAATCGGACCTTTGAAG GACTGTCCTTGTCTGAAGCCAAGAAGCTTAGCTCCTACTTCCACTTCAAGGAGCCTGTTGAGTTGAAGAACAAGACCTTGCTTGAGAAGGCTGACCTGGACCCTTCCCTGGACTTCATGGACCCCTTAGAGCATGACATTCCCAAAG ggtcctggagcaTCCAGATGGAGAGGGGCAACGCCTTGGTGGTGCTGCGCAGCCTGCTCTGGCCGGGCCTCACCTTCTTCCATGCTCCCCGCACCAAGAACTATGGCTACATCTACGTGGGCACCGGCGAGAAGAACATAGACCTCCCCTTCATGCTGTAG
- the RSPH9 gene encoding radial spoke head protein 9 homolog isoform X2, which translates to MDAESLLLSLELASGSGQGLSPDRRASLLTSLTLVKRDYRYDRVLFWGRILGLVADYYIAQGLSEDQLAPRKTLYRGRGRKLGNQDPGDVVGSLNCMEWSLLPPATEEMVVQTSVLKGRFMGDPSHEYEHTELQKMSEGEKVFEEEVVVQIKEETRLVSVIDQIDKAVAVIPRGALFKTPFGPIHVNRTFEGLSLSEAKKLSSYFHFKEPVELKNKTLLEKADLDPSLDFMDPLEHDIPKGSWSIQMERGNALVVLRSLLWPGLTFFHAPRTKNYGYIYVGTGEKNIDLPFML; encoded by the exons ATGGACGCGGAAAGCCTCCTGCTATCGCTGGAGCTGGCGTCCGGCAGCGGGCAGGGGCTCAGCCCCGACCGTAGGGCCTCGCTGCTCACCTCCCTTACGCTGGTGAAGCGCGACTACCGCTACGATCGGGTCCTCTTCTGGGGCCGCATCCTCGGCCTCGTCGCGGATTACTACATCGCGCAGGGCCTGAGTGAGGACCAGCTCGCACCACGCAAGACTCTTTACAG GGGCCGTGGCAGGAAGCTTGGAAACCAGGATCCTGGGGATGTCGTTGGCAGTCTGAACTGCATGGAGTGGAGCCTCCTGCCCCCTGCCACGGAGGAGATGGTGGTGCAGACGTCTGTGCTGAAGGGCCGCTTCATGGGGGACCCCTCACATGAGTATGAACACACCGAGCTGCAGAAGATGAGTGAGGGCGAGAAGGTCTTTGAGGAAGAAGTAGTG GTCCAGATCAAGGAAGAGACCCGCTTGGTGTCTGTCATCGACCAGATAGACAAGGCTGTAGCGGTCATCCCCCGAGGAGCCCTTTTCAAGACCCCTTTTGGACCTATCCATGTCAATCGGACCTTTGAAG GACTGTCCTTGTCTGAAGCCAAGAAGCTTAGCTCCTACTTCCACTTCAAGGAGCCTGTTGAGTTGAAGAACAAGACCTTGCTTGAGAAGGCTGACCTGGACCCTTCCCTGGACTTCATGGACCCCTTAGAGCATGACATTCCCAAAG ggtcctggagcaTCCAGATGGAGAGGGGCAACGCCTTGGTGGTGCTGCGCAGCCTGCTCTGGCCGGGCCTCACCTTCTTCCATGCTCCCCGCACCAAGAACTATGGCTACATCTACGTGGGCACCGGCGAGAAGAACATAGACCTCCCCTTCATGCTGTAG
- the RSPH9 gene encoding radial spoke head protein 9 homolog isoform X3, producing MDAESLLLSLELASGSGQGLSPDRRASLLTSLTLVKRDYRYDRVLFWGRILGLVADYYIAQGLSEDQLAPRKTLYSLNCMEWSLLPPATEEMVVQTSVLKGRFMGDPSHEYEHTELQKMSEGEKVFEEEVVVQIKEETRLVSVIDQIDKAVAVIPRGALFKTPFGPIHVNRTFEGLSLSEAKKLSSYFHFKEPVELKNKTLLEKADLDPSLDFMDPLEHDIPKGSWSIQMERGNALVVLRSLLWPGLTFFHAPRTKNYGYIYVGTGEKNIDLPFML from the exons ATGGACGCGGAAAGCCTCCTGCTATCGCTGGAGCTGGCGTCCGGCAGCGGGCAGGGGCTCAGCCCCGACCGTAGGGCCTCGCTGCTCACCTCCCTTACGCTGGTGAAGCGCGACTACCGCTACGATCGGGTCCTCTTCTGGGGCCGCATCCTCGGCCTCGTCGCGGATTACTACATCGCGCAGGGCCTGAGTGAGGACCAGCTCGCACCACGCAAGACTCTTTACAG TCTGAACTGCATGGAGTGGAGCCTCCTGCCCCCTGCCACGGAGGAGATGGTGGTGCAGACGTCTGTGCTGAAGGGCCGCTTCATGGGGGACCCCTCACATGAGTATGAACACACCGAGCTGCAGAAGATGAGTGAGGGCGAGAAGGTCTTTGAGGAAGAAGTAGTG GTCCAGATCAAGGAAGAGACCCGCTTGGTGTCTGTCATCGACCAGATAGACAAGGCTGTAGCGGTCATCCCCCGAGGAGCCCTTTTCAAGACCCCTTTTGGACCTATCCATGTCAATCGGACCTTTGAAG GACTGTCCTTGTCTGAAGCCAAGAAGCTTAGCTCCTACTTCCACTTCAAGGAGCCTGTTGAGTTGAAGAACAAGACCTTGCTTGAGAAGGCTGACCTGGACCCTTCCCTGGACTTCATGGACCCCTTAGAGCATGACATTCCCAAAG ggtcctggagcaTCCAGATGGAGAGGGGCAACGCCTTGGTGGTGCTGCGCAGCCTGCTCTGGCCGGGCCTCACCTTCTTCCATGCTCCCCGCACCAAGAACTATGGCTACATCTACGTGGGCACCGGCGAGAAGAACATAGACCTCCCCTTCATGCTGTAG